A region from the Arvicanthis niloticus isolate mArvNil1 chromosome 29, mArvNil1.pat.X, whole genome shotgun sequence genome encodes:
- the LOC143440304 gene encoding oocyte-specific homeobox protein 5-like — protein MAEGSSLHPKFQMSSNTPREIISEMPQEPARNLPFQMYQSPMVTPRSLMQSSLSVPERLDLCHQESQGPSRNSRNPMLPDKYGDKQTHSEGPKKERKERTVYTKEQKHLLQTHFQKQRYPNRKELKELASLVLATETEIQIWFKNTRAKYKRMNLQNITEALPETNQSSKGISDSTHFPDSIPVVATEKGESICPATFGVVSIPKLNCNQESTLPHYQACDADRCSQQETLIDGYVSVPAGDSGPSTAVEVQTDLAVAEAPVGLEAAAQVTEDAQSSGPSAEELWQRILDDFDNSDDWLSFSYLQD, from the exons ATGGCAGAAGGTTCCTCCTTACATCCAAAATTCCAAATGTCTTCTAATACACCCAGAGAAATCATTTCTGAAATGCCTCAAGAACCTGCAAGGAATTTACCTTTTCAAATGTATCAGAGTCCCATGGTGACCCCAAGAAgtctaatgcaatcaagtctttCAGTTCCTGAAAGACTTGACCTATGTCACCAGGAGTCCCAAGGGCCATCAAGAAATTCAAGGAACCCAATGCTACCAG ATAAATATGGTGACAAGCAAACTCACTCTGAGGGTCCAAAAAAGGAACGAAAGGAACGCACTGTGTACACCAAAGAGCAAAAGCACCTGCTGCAGACACATTTTCAGAAGCAGAGGTATCCAAATAGAAAGGAACTTAAGGAGCTGGCATCATTGGTTCTtgcgacagagacagagatacag ATCTGGTTCAAGAACACTCGAGCTAAATACAAGCGGATGAATCTCCAGAATATTACAGAAGCTCTGCCAGAGACAAATCAAAGCTCTAAAGGTATTTCTGACTCAACCCATTTTCCTGATTCCATACCTGTTGTTGCCACTGAGAAAGGAGAGTCCATCTGTCCAGCCACATTTGGTGTGGTTTCCATTCCCAAACTCAACTGCAATCAGGAATCCACTCTGCCTCATTATCAGGCCTGTGATGCTGACAGGTGTAGTCAGCAAGAAACCCTGATTGATGGTTATGTTTCTGTTCCAGCTGGGGACTCTGGTCCATCCACAGCAGTTGAAGTCCAGACTGACCTAGCAGTAGCTGAAGCTCCAGTTGGCTTGGAAGCTGCTGCCCAAGTCACAGAGGATGCTCAAAGTTCAGGTCCATCTGCAGAGGAGCTCTGGCAAAGGATCCTTGATGATTTTGATAATTCAGATGACTGGCTTAGTTTTTCATACCTTCAAGACTGA